The Arvicola amphibius chromosome 11, mArvAmp1.2, whole genome shotgun sequence genome has a segment encoding these proteins:
- the Clrn1 gene encoding clarin-1 isoform X1 has translation MPNQQKKIIFCMAGVLSFLCALGVVTAVGTPLWIKATILCKTGALLVNATGEELTKFMGEMQYGLFHGEGVRQCGLGARPFRFSFFPDLLQAIPVSIHVNIILFSMILVVLTMVGTAFFMYNAFGKPFETLHGPLGLYLVSFISGSCGCLVMILFASEVKIHRLSENIANFKEGTYAYKTQNENYTTSFWVVFICFFVHFLNGLLIRLAGFQFPFAKSKDTETTNVSADLMY, from the exons ATGCCGAACCAGCAGAAGAAAATCATCTTTTGTATGGCCGGTGTGTTGAGCTTCCTCTGTGCTCTCGGAGTCGTGACAGCAGTGGGGACCCCACTGTGGATTAAAGCCACTATCCTCTGCAAAACGGGGGCTCTGCTTGTCAACGCCACAGGGGAGGAGCTGACCAAGTTCATGGGCGAGATGCAATATGGGCTTTTCCACGGAGAAGGCGTAAGGCAATGTGGGTTAGGAGCAAGGCCTTTCCGGTTCTCAT TCTTCCCAGATTTGCTCCAAGCCATCCCCGTGAGCATCCACGTCAATATCATTCTATTCTCCATGATTCTGGTCGTCTTAACCATGGTGGGGACAGCCTTCTTCATGTACAATGCTTTTGGCAAGCCCTTTGAAACGCTGCATGGCCCATTAGGGCTCTATCTCGTGAGTTTTATTTCAG GCTCCTGTGGCTGTCTTGTCATGATATTGTTTGCCTCTGAAGTGAAAATCCACCGCCTGTCGGAAAACATTGCAAACTTTAAAGAAGGGACCTATGCCTACAAGACGCAAAATGAAAACTATACCACCTCATTCTGGGTggtcttcatttgcttttttgttcaCTTTTTGAATGGGCTCCTGATACGGCTTGCTGGATTTCAGTTCCCGTTTGCAAAATCTAAAGACACGGAGACTACTAATGTGTCTGCAGACTTAATGTACTGA
- the Clrn1 gene encoding clarin-1 isoform X2, with amino-acid sequence MPNQQKKIIFCMAGVLSFLCALGVVTAVGTPLWIKATILCKTGALLVNATGEELTKFMGEMQYGLFHGEGVRQCGLGARPFRFSCSCGCLVMILFASEVKIHRLSENIANFKEGTYAYKTQNENYTTSFWVVFICFFVHFLNGLLIRLAGFQFPFAKSKDTETTNVSADLMY; translated from the exons ATGCCGAACCAGCAGAAGAAAATCATCTTTTGTATGGCCGGTGTGTTGAGCTTCCTCTGTGCTCTCGGAGTCGTGACAGCAGTGGGGACCCCACTGTGGATTAAAGCCACTATCCTCTGCAAAACGGGGGCTCTGCTTGTCAACGCCACAGGGGAGGAGCTGACCAAGTTCATGGGCGAGATGCAATATGGGCTTTTCCACGGAGAAGGCGTAAGGCAATGTGGGTTAGGAGCAAGGCCTTTCCGGTTCTCAT GCTCCTGTGGCTGTCTTGTCATGATATTGTTTGCCTCTGAAGTGAAAATCCACCGCCTGTCGGAAAACATTGCAAACTTTAAAGAAGGGACCTATGCCTACAAGACGCAAAATGAAAACTATACCACCTCATTCTGGGTggtcttcatttgcttttttgttcaCTTTTTGAATGGGCTCCTGATACGGCTTGCTGGATTTCAGTTCCCGTTTGCAAAATCTAAAGACACGGAGACTACTAATGTGTCTGCAGACTTAATGTACTGA
- the Clrn1 gene encoding clarin-1 isoform X3, which yields MVEWKSCYYKNVFPDLLQAIPVSIHVNIILFSMILVVLTMVGTAFFMYNAFGKPFETLHGPLGLYLVSFISGSCGCLVMILFASEVKIHRLSENIANFKEGTYAYKTQNENYTTSFWVVFICFFVHFLNGLLIRLAGFQFPFAKSKDTETTNVSADLMY from the exons ATGGTTGAGTGGAAATCCTGCTACTATAAAAACG TCTTCCCAGATTTGCTCCAAGCCATCCCCGTGAGCATCCACGTCAATATCATTCTATTCTCCATGATTCTGGTCGTCTTAACCATGGTGGGGACAGCCTTCTTCATGTACAATGCTTTTGGCAAGCCCTTTGAAACGCTGCATGGCCCATTAGGGCTCTATCTCGTGAGTTTTATTTCAG GCTCCTGTGGCTGTCTTGTCATGATATTGTTTGCCTCTGAAGTGAAAATCCACCGCCTGTCGGAAAACATTGCAAACTTTAAAGAAGGGACCTATGCCTACAAGACGCAAAATGAAAACTATACCACCTCATTCTGGGTggtcttcatttgcttttttgttcaCTTTTTGAATGGGCTCCTGATACGGCTTGCTGGATTTCAGTTCCCGTTTGCAAAATCTAAAGACACGGAGACTACTAATGTGTCTGCAGACTTAATGTACTGA